In Streptomyces sp. NBC_01707, a genomic segment contains:
- the map gene encoding type I methionyl aminopeptidase: MVELKTDTSIEAMREAGRVVALLLATVREAAAVGVSLRELDEVAREVLREAGAGSPFLNYKPHFAPTPFPGVICASVNDAIVHGIPGDQRLRDGDLVSIDAGATLGGWVGDSAISFTVGRARPADTRLVDTAFRALEAGIAAAVVGNRIGDIAHAIGTVCRTAGYGIPEGFGGHGIGRSMHEDPAVPNEGRPGRGMPLRHGMVLAIEPMLIGSGQDAFHPDRDGWTLRTSDGSRAAHAEHTVAITDAGPRILTAL; this comes from the coding sequence ATGGTTGAGCTCAAGACGGATACATCCATAGAGGCCATGCGCGAGGCGGGCCGCGTCGTGGCCCTGTTGCTGGCGACCGTACGAGAGGCGGCGGCGGTCGGTGTGTCGCTGCGCGAGCTCGACGAGGTGGCGCGCGAAGTGCTGCGCGAGGCGGGCGCCGGGTCGCCGTTCCTGAACTACAAGCCGCATTTCGCGCCCACCCCGTTCCCCGGCGTGATCTGCGCGTCCGTCAACGACGCGATCGTGCACGGCATCCCGGGCGACCAGCGGCTGCGCGACGGTGATCTGGTGAGCATCGACGCGGGCGCGACGCTCGGCGGCTGGGTCGGCGACTCGGCGATCAGCTTCACCGTCGGCCGTGCCCGGCCTGCCGACACCCGGCTGGTCGACACGGCCTTCCGGGCGCTGGAGGCGGGGATCGCGGCGGCAGTCGTCGGCAACCGGATCGGTGACATCGCGCATGCGATCGGCACGGTCTGCCGGACGGCCGGATACGGCATCCCGGAAGGCTTCGGCGGCCACGGCATCGGCCGGTCCATGCACGAGGACCCGGCCGTCCCCAACGAGGGACGACCGGGTCGCGGCATGCCGCTGCGGCACGGGATGGTGCTGGCGATCGAACCGATGCTGATCGGCAGCGGCCAGGACGCGTTCCACCCCGACAGGGACGGCTGGACGCTACGCACGTCGGACGGCAGCCGGGCGGCGCACGCCGAGCACACGGTGGCGATCACGGACGCGGGGCCCCGCATCCTCACCGCGCTCTGA
- the ggt gene encoding gamma-glutamyltransferase codes for MRRSVARNVSFLSVLAAVVTVGAAAPSSSSPSAVPPPKSPVAVGYGGAVASVDADATAAGIEVLRAGGNAVDAAVATAAALGVTEPYSAGIGGGGYFVYYNAKKHTVETIDGRETAPRSADSSLFLEDGKPLAFADAVTSGLSVGTPGTPATWGTALDAWGSKSLGRLLKPAERLARDGFVVDSTFRSQTEGNQARFADFPDTAKLFLPGGQLPVVGSVFKNPDLARTYEKVGREGIDELYRGELADDVVRTVRNPPVDPEATRVVRPGDLTARDLRSYRAVRQAPTKVGYRGLDVYGMAPSSSGGTSVGEALNILESTDLSRATEAQYLHRYIEASRIAFADRGRWVGDPAFEDVPTRGLLSQRYADSRECLIKDDAVLTSPLAPGDPRHPADCANRGTAAPTTYEGENTTHLTAADKWGNVVAYTLTIEQTGGSAITVPGRGYLLNNELTDFSFAPADPAVHDPNLPGPGKRPRSSISPTIVLKHGQPVLALGSPGGATIITTVLQSLIGTVDRGLPLVDAIAAPRASQRNSPTTELEPGLWNSPLRSELESLGHAFKLNPEIGAATGVQRLPDGRWLAAAEKVRRGGGAAMVVKPSARP; via the coding sequence ATGCGACGTTCAGTCGCACGGAATGTGTCGTTCTTAAGTGTGCTCGCCGCTGTTGTCACGGTCGGCGCGGCCGCACCGTCCTCCTCGTCGCCATCGGCCGTGCCACCGCCCAAGTCCCCCGTCGCGGTGGGATACGGCGGCGCGGTCGCCAGCGTCGACGCGGATGCGACGGCCGCCGGGATCGAGGTGCTCCGGGCGGGCGGCAACGCCGTCGACGCCGCCGTGGCGACCGCGGCCGCGCTCGGCGTGACCGAGCCGTACTCGGCGGGCATCGGCGGGGGCGGCTACTTCGTCTACTACAACGCCAAGAAGCACACCGTGGAGACCATCGACGGCCGCGAGACCGCCCCGCGCAGCGCGGACTCCTCGCTCTTCCTGGAGGACGGGAAGCCTCTCGCCTTCGCAGACGCCGTCACCAGCGGTCTGAGCGTGGGCACGCCCGGCACTCCGGCCACCTGGGGCACCGCCCTCGACGCCTGGGGCAGCAAGTCGCTGGGCAGGCTGCTGAAGCCGGCCGAACGTCTCGCCCGGGACGGCTTCGTCGTCGATTCCACGTTCCGTTCGCAGACGGAGGGCAACCAGGCCAGGTTCGCCGACTTCCCGGACACCGCGAAGCTCTTCCTGCCGGGCGGGCAACTGCCCGTGGTCGGTTCCGTCTTCAAGAACCCCGATCTCGCCCGTACGTACGAGAAGGTGGGCCGCGAGGGCATCGACGAGCTGTACCGCGGTGAGCTGGCCGACGATGTCGTACGGACTGTGCGCAACCCGCCCGTCGACCCGGAGGCGACCCGGGTGGTGCGTCCCGGCGATCTCACGGCGAGGGACCTGCGGTCCTACCGGGCAGTGCGGCAGGCGCCTACGAAGGTCGGCTACCGCGGCCTCGACGTGTACGGCATGGCGCCGTCCTCGTCCGGCGGGACGAGCGTGGGTGAGGCCCTCAACATCCTTGAGTCCACGGACCTCTCGCGGGCGACCGAGGCGCAGTATCTGCACCGCTACATCGAGGCGAGCCGGATCGCGTTCGCGGACCGTGGGCGGTGGGTCGGCGACCCGGCGTTCGAGGACGTACCGACGCGCGGCCTGCTCAGTCAGCGGTACGCCGACTCGCGGGAGTGCCTGATCAAGGACGACGCGGTGCTGACCAGCCCGCTCGCTCCCGGTGACCCGCGACACCCGGCCGACTGCGCGAACCGTGGAACGGCCGCCCCGACGACGTACGAAGGAGAGAACACCACGCATCTGACGGCCGCGGACAAGTGGGGCAACGTCGTCGCGTACACCCTGACCATCGAGCAGACCGGCGGCAGTGCCATCACCGTGCCGGGGCGCGGCTACCTGCTCAACAACGAGCTGACGGACTTCTCGTTCGCACCCGCCGACCCGGCGGTGCACGACCCGAATCTGCCGGGTCCGGGCAAGCGGCCTCGGTCGTCGATCTCGCCGACGATCGTGCTGAAGCACGGGCAGCCGGTGCTGGCTCTGGGATCGCCGGGCGGTGCCACGATCATCACCACCGTGCTCCAGTCGCTCATCGGCACGGTCGACCGGGGCCTTCCACTGGTCGACGCGATCGCGGCGCCGCGTGCCAGCCAGCGCAACTCGCCGACGACGGAGCTCGAACCGGGCCTGTGGAACAGCCCGCTACGGAGCGAGCTCGAGTCGCTGGGGCATGCCTTCAAGCTCAACCCCGAGATCGGGGCGGCCACCGGTGTGCAACGGCTGCCGGACGGTCGGTGGCTCGCCGCGGCGGAGAAGGTCCGGCGGGGAGGTGGTGCGGCGATGGTCGTGAAGCCGAGCGCGAGGCCGTGA
- a CDS encoding HAMP domain-containing sensor histidine kinase, producing the protein MKLLGARFGLRTRLISAFLLVAAISAITTATLTYREARSAILQQTQDTAVAQFRDRVTAQQVTLPLDAAQLQQVCQTLAREGKPHTWFVFAEYADLRVSSSDRSTSNVITSQLRAAARTNAHASFQRVVKNGEPWLTIGMPAMFDLGQGPRRTGLVLFAVMPLRPEEANVNAMVTAARDGALPALLIALVPALLAARSVLRPVRDLRRAAAGIGRGELDTRIEVKGSDELAELAWTFNESSTKLQQSVEELQRAEARARRFASDVSHELRTPLAGMLAVTEVLDEDAAHLNADTAAAVRLISAETGKLATLVDDLMEISRFDAKAAGLHLDEVDVGETIRKTLQARRWEGQVATELPDGVRGVLDPPRFDVIVANLVGNALRHGAEPVRVRLRTERRDGKDWLVTEVEDSGPGIDPAALPHIFDRFYKADEARTRSAGSGLGLAITQENVRLHGGTVDGANRPGGGAVFTVELPLEGA; encoded by the coding sequence ATGAAGCTTCTCGGCGCCCGGTTCGGTCTGCGGACCCGTCTCATATCGGCGTTTCTTCTGGTCGCGGCGATCAGTGCGATCACGACTGCGACGCTGACCTACCGCGAGGCCCGGTCAGCGATCCTTCAGCAGACACAGGACACCGCGGTCGCCCAGTTCCGCGACCGGGTCACCGCGCAGCAGGTGACCCTCCCGCTGGACGCGGCCCAGCTGCAGCAGGTGTGCCAGACCCTCGCCCGGGAAGGCAAGCCGCACACCTGGTTCGTCTTCGCCGAATACGCGGACCTGCGGGTCTCCTCGTCGGACCGGTCCACCTCGAACGTGATCACATCCCAACTGCGCGCCGCTGCCCGCACCAACGCACACGCCTCGTTCCAGCGGGTCGTCAAGAACGGTGAGCCCTGGCTGACGATCGGGATGCCGGCCATGTTCGACCTGGGACAAGGCCCGCGGCGCACCGGGCTCGTCCTCTTCGCGGTGATGCCGCTCCGCCCCGAGGAGGCCAATGTCAACGCCATGGTCACCGCGGCCCGCGACGGCGCGCTGCCCGCCCTTCTCATCGCGCTGGTGCCGGCCCTGCTGGCCGCCCGCAGTGTGCTGCGCCCGGTTCGTGACCTGCGCCGGGCTGCCGCAGGGATCGGACGGGGCGAGCTCGACACCCGTATCGAGGTGAAGGGATCCGACGAACTCGCCGAACTGGCATGGACGTTCAACGAATCGTCCACCAAGCTCCAGCAGTCCGTGGAGGAGCTCCAACGGGCGGAGGCACGGGCCCGGCGCTTCGCCTCCGACGTCTCGCACGAGCTGCGCACCCCGCTCGCGGGGATGCTCGCCGTCACCGAAGTCCTCGACGAGGACGCCGCCCATCTGAACGCCGACACCGCGGCAGCCGTCCGGCTGATCAGTGCGGAGACGGGCAAGCTGGCCACGCTCGTCGACGACCTGATGGAGATCTCCCGCTTCGACGCGAAGGCGGCGGGCCTGCATCTCGACGAGGTCGACGTCGGTGAGACGATCCGCAAGACGCTGCAGGCCAGACGCTGGGAGGGACAGGTCGCCACCGAACTCCCGGACGGAGTGCGGGGAGTGCTCGACCCGCCCCGTTTCGATGTGATCGTCGCCAACCTGGTCGGCAACGCCCTGCGGCACGGCGCGGAGCCCGTCCGGGTACGGCTGCGGACCGAGCGGCGGGACGGGAAGGACTGGCTGGTGACGGAGGTCGAGGACAGCGGTCCCGGGATCGATCCGGCCGCCCTTCCGCACATCTTCGACCGGTTCTACAAGGCCGACGAGGCGCGGACCAGGTCGGCGGGCAGCGGACTCGGACTGGCTATCACGCAGGAAAACGTAAGGTTGCACGGCGGCACCGTCGACGGCGCCAACAGGCCTGGCGGCGGTGCTGTGTTCACGGTCGAGCTTCCGCTGGAGGGGGCATGA
- a CDS encoding response regulator: protein MPRVLLIEDDPSVREGVELGLRRRGHELRAVETGEAGLGALAEFRPDIVLLDLMLPGMNGVQVCRRIRESSQLPIIMLTARGDDFDVVVGLEAGADDYIVKPARTEVIEARIRAVLRRLAEPAGRSGIEFHGALAVDRAGLSVAKAGERILLAPSELKLLLHLSASPEQVFSRQQLLEYVWEHSYHGDARLVDACVRRLRQKIEDVAGSPRYIQTVRGFGYRFGPLV from the coding sequence ATGCCGCGTGTGCTGTTGATCGAAGACGATCCCTCCGTACGTGAAGGGGTCGAGCTCGGGCTGCGAAGGCGCGGTCATGAGCTCCGGGCCGTGGAGACCGGCGAGGCGGGACTCGGTGCGCTGGCGGAGTTCCGGCCCGATATCGTCCTCCTCGACCTGATGCTGCCCGGCATGAACGGGGTCCAGGTCTGCCGTCGTATAAGGGAGTCCAGCCAGCTGCCGATCATCATGCTGACCGCCCGAGGAGACGACTTCGATGTGGTGGTCGGGCTCGAGGCCGGCGCGGACGACTACATCGTCAAGCCGGCCCGCACCGAAGTGATCGAGGCCAGGATCCGGGCCGTGCTGCGACGGCTCGCCGAACCCGCCGGACGCAGCGGCATCGAGTTCCACGGCGCACTGGCCGTGGACCGTGCCGGGCTGTCCGTCGCCAAGGCGGGGGAGCGGATCCTGCTCGCCCCGTCCGAACTGAAGCTGCTGCTGCATCTTTCGGCCTCTCCCGAGCAGGTCTTCAGCAGGCAGCAGCTGCTCGAGTACGTCTGGGAGCACAGTTACCACGGCGACGCGCGACTGGTCGACGCATGTGTACGGCGATTGCGGCAGAAGATCGAGGATGTGGCGGGCAGCCCCCGGTACATCCAGACCGTCCGCGGTTTCGGCTACCGGTTCGGACCGCTCGTATGA
- the murJ gene encoding murein biosynthesis integral membrane protein MurJ encodes MTATEATGEVAGGERRKATDRSRAVLRSGAVMAAGSVVSRATGFIRSAVVVAALGTGLQADGYAVANTVPNILYMLLIGGALNAVFVPELVRAAKQHADGGAAYTDRLLTACAVGLVALTGLAVAGAPLIVAVYTPYSGDRAELTIALARYCLPQILFYGLFTLLGQVLNARNRFGAMMWTPVLNNLVIIAVFGLYLGVAAGSDTTLTSAQARLLGWGTTAGIAVQTLALVPALRAAKFRWRLRFDWRGSGLTRPLRSAGWLVMLVLTNQVAYWLVTRLSTLTGQHAVEQGVAGGVGYTAYSYAYQLWVVPQGIVTVSLVTALMPRMSRAAAEGDLAGVRRDVSYALRTTAAVVVPAAGALFALAPWVMGAVFGYGRTGAADITVMAGMMMAFAPGLIAFSGQYVLSRGFYAMGDTRTPFLLNLVIAGFNAGLSGVAYLMLPARWAVTGMAAAYSVALFAGFAVTAYVLHRRVSGGSGERRPALRRSPGLWAHARLVVACVPAGALGYGVARACDGAGDVVAAAAGVMVLLAVVGVLARPLRLAEVSAVLAAGRSRLRR; translated from the coding sequence GTGACCGCCACCGAGGCGACCGGTGAGGTCGCAGGGGGTGAGCGGCGGAAGGCGACGGACAGGTCGAGGGCGGTGCTGCGCAGCGGCGCCGTCATGGCAGCCGGCTCGGTCGTCTCACGGGCCACCGGGTTCATACGCTCGGCGGTCGTCGTCGCCGCGCTCGGCACCGGACTCCAGGCCGACGGGTACGCGGTCGCCAACACCGTCCCCAACATCCTCTACATGCTCCTCATCGGCGGCGCCCTCAACGCGGTGTTCGTCCCCGAACTGGTGCGGGCCGCCAAGCAGCACGCCGACGGCGGTGCCGCGTACACCGACCGGCTGCTCACCGCCTGCGCGGTCGGCCTCGTCGCCCTCACCGGGCTCGCCGTCGCCGGCGCCCCCCTGATCGTCGCCGTCTACACCCCCTACTCGGGTGACCGGGCAGAGCTCACGATCGCGCTGGCCCGCTACTGCCTGCCGCAGATCCTCTTCTACGGGCTGTTCACGCTCCTCGGTCAAGTACTGAACGCCCGCAACCGGTTCGGCGCGATGATGTGGACCCCGGTCCTCAACAACCTGGTGATCATTGCCGTGTTCGGGCTGTACCTGGGCGTCGCGGCAGGCTCCGACACCACGCTGACCTCGGCGCAGGCCCGACTGCTGGGCTGGGGGACGACGGCCGGGATCGCCGTGCAGACGCTGGCCCTGGTGCCCGCGCTGCGGGCCGCGAAGTTCCGCTGGCGGCTCCGGTTCGACTGGCGGGGGAGCGGCCTCACCCGGCCGCTGAGATCGGCCGGCTGGCTCGTGATGCTGGTACTGACGAACCAGGTCGCCTACTGGCTGGTGACCCGGCTCTCCACTCTCACCGGGCAGCACGCCGTGGAGCAGGGCGTGGCGGGCGGCGTGGGCTATACCGCGTACAGCTACGCGTACCAGCTGTGGGTGGTGCCGCAGGGCATCGTGACCGTCTCGCTCGTCACCGCACTGATGCCGCGGATGAGCCGGGCGGCGGCCGAGGGCGATCTCGCCGGGGTGCGCCGCGACGTCTCGTACGCGCTACGGACGACGGCTGCGGTGGTGGTGCCCGCGGCGGGTGCGCTGTTCGCGCTCGCGCCGTGGGTGATGGGGGCCGTGTTCGGCTACGGACGTACCGGTGCCGCCGACATCACGGTGATGGCGGGGATGATGATGGCGTTCGCGCCGGGACTGATCGCGTTCTCCGGGCAGTACGTGCTGTCGCGGGGGTTCTACGCGATGGGCGACACCCGTACCCCGTTCCTGCTGAACCTGGTGATCGCGGGGTTCAACGCGGGGCTGTCCGGTGTCGCGTATCTGATGCTGCCCGCGCGCTGGGCGGTGACGGGGATGGCCGCGGCATACTCGGTGGCGCTGTTCGCGGGGTTCGCGGTCACCGCGTATGTGCTGCATCGCAGGGTGTCGGGCGGATCCGGCGAGCGGCGGCCCGCGCTGCGGCGGTCGCCCGGGCTGTGGGCGCATGCGCGGCTGGTGGTGGCGTGCGTGCCCGCGGGGGCGCTCGGTTACGGGGTGGCCCGCGCGTGCGACGGGGCAGGGGACGTGGTGGCAGCGGCGGCAGGGGTGATGGTGCTACTGGCGGTGGTGGGGGTGCTGGCCCGGCCGCTGCGGCTCGCCGAGGTCAGTGCCGTGCTGGCTGCGGGACGGAGCCGGCTGCGGCGTTAG
- a CDS encoding lipid II:glycine glycyltransferase FemX, with amino-acid sequence MSALLATGDHRGEQGLRIRGLTAAEHRACVTERAGASFLQYPSWAGVKDQWKSEMVGWHGDSNELTGSALVLYRQFPGTRKYFAYLPEGPVADWADPEIDRWLLPLMAHLRKTGAFAVRIGPSPAYRRWDAARLKAATGPCRKIGDVLATEVDPLGTAVAERLRARGWHRCGGDGDAGNDADAQPRHVFQVPLAGRTPDDLWAGLNQEWRRNVRKAQKCGVRIVVGGAAELPEFHRLLRVTEARDGFRLGRSLAYYQRQYAVLNAEQPGRMQLYLAVHEGEILAAHTMISTGRRVWYQTGASADHRREVRPSNALQWRMMLDALALGAEVYDMRGVPSTLDPDDRGFGLLRWKLGTGGQVVETLGEWETSVGGAANNTLYRAFQAYLARR; translated from the coding sequence ATGTCAGCGCTGCTCGCGACCGGTGATCACAGGGGTGAACAGGGGCTACGGATACGCGGTCTCACCGCTGCCGAGCACCGGGCATGTGTGACCGAGCGCGCCGGGGCGAGCTTTCTGCAGTATCCGTCCTGGGCCGGCGTGAAGGATCAATGGAAGTCGGAAATGGTCGGATGGCACGGCGACAGCAATGAATTGACCGGCAGCGCGCTCGTTCTCTACCGGCAATTCCCCGGTACCCGTAAATACTTTGCCTATCTGCCGGAAGGGCCGGTGGCGGACTGGGCGGACCCCGAAATCGACCGCTGGCTCCTGCCATTGATGGCGCATCTGCGGAAGACCGGTGCCTTCGCCGTACGGATCGGCCCGTCGCCGGCCTACCGCCGCTGGGACGCCGCCCGCCTCAAGGCGGCCACCGGGCCCTGCCGGAAGATCGGCGACGTCCTGGCGACCGAGGTGGACCCGCTCGGCACCGCCGTCGCCGAACGGCTCCGGGCACGCGGCTGGCACCGGTGCGGCGGGGACGGCGACGCCGGCAACGACGCCGACGCCCAGCCGCGCCACGTCTTCCAGGTGCCGCTCGCCGGCCGCACCCCCGACGACCTGTGGGCGGGGCTCAACCAGGAGTGGCGCCGCAACGTGCGCAAGGCCCAGAAGTGCGGCGTCCGGATCGTCGTCGGCGGTGCGGCCGAACTTCCCGAGTTCCACCGGCTGCTGCGGGTGACCGAGGCGCGGGACGGCTTCCGCCTCGGCCGTTCCCTCGCCTACTACCAGCGGCAGTACGCCGTGCTCAACGCCGAGCAGCCCGGCCGGATGCAGCTCTACCTCGCCGTCCATGAGGGCGAGATCCTTGCCGCGCACACCATGATCAGCACCGGGCGGCGGGTCTGGTACCAGACGGGCGCGTCCGCCGACCACCGCCGTGAGGTCCGCCCCAGCAACGCCCTCCAGTGGCGGATGATGCTTGACGCACTGGCTCTCGGCGCCGAGGTGTACGACATGCGCGGGGTACCCTCCACCCTCGACCCCGACGATCGCGGCTTCGGACTGCTGCGCTGGAAGCTCGGCACCGGTGGACAGGTCGTCGAGACGCTCGGAGAGTGGGAGACATCGGTGGGCGGAGCCGCCAACAACACGCTGTACCGGGCGTTCCAGGCGTACCTGGCGCGCCGGTGA
- a CDS encoding Ig-like domain-containing protein: MEVFPLISVCRRIRRTNSLARPARLTLIAGTAVLGAALTACSGAAASDSGSGSDDGAKSTRTPDTRITVNLRGTKAAAGKPVTVTLADGKLKTVKVTAAEGDALTGRVSGDGRTWTSDRVAAPGTEYSVEATDTGGGTDRAGFSTAAADKVNKLTLAPGKNTTVGIAQPLSIVFDNPVKDKAAVEKGLKVTTSNNTEGSWGWLQDYSGKDRIDWRPKEYWKSGTRVTLDADLNGIDSGPAGGWFVRDYATTFTIGRDQVVKVDLDRHRLALHRDGRTVMDVPMSAGTPGGDKASWRGTAVLMAKEGTINMRSETVGLGDAYDKMVDSSMRLTWSGMYAHAAPWNAAYFGVANHSSGCVGMSDANAAELYQKAQVGDPFEITGADAKGTVAEGNGYGAWNVSWSDWQAKSALG, translated from the coding sequence ATGGAGGTTTTTCCGTTGATCTCTGTATGCCGGCGCATACGCCGCACCAACTCGCTCGCCCGCCCGGCCCGGCTGACCCTGATCGCCGGTACGGCGGTACTCGGCGCCGCCCTCACCGCGTGCTCCGGTGCCGCCGCATCGGACTCGGGTTCCGGGTCCGATGACGGTGCCAAGTCCACCAGGACTCCGGACACCAGGATCACGGTGAACCTCCGGGGCACGAAGGCCGCCGCGGGCAAGCCGGTGACGGTCACGCTGGCCGACGGGAAGCTGAAGACGGTGAAGGTGACCGCCGCCGAGGGTGACGCGCTCACCGGCCGGGTATCGGGCGACGGCCGGACCTGGACGTCGGACCGGGTCGCGGCACCCGGTACCGAGTACAGCGTCGAGGCCACGGACACCGGCGGCGGCACCGACCGCGCGGGCTTCTCGACCGCCGCGGCCGACAAGGTCAACAAGCTGACGCTCGCCCCCGGAAAGAACACGACGGTCGGCATCGCCCAGCCGCTGTCGATCGTCTTCGACAACCCGGTGAAGGACAAGGCAGCGGTCGAGAAAGGGCTGAAGGTCACCACGTCGAACAACACCGAGGGGTCCTGGGGCTGGCTGCAGGACTACTCCGGCAAGGACAGGATCGACTGGCGGCCCAAGGAGTACTGGAAGTCCGGTACGCGCGTCACGCTCGACGCCGATCTGAACGGCATCGACTCGGGACCGGCGGGCGGCTGGTTCGTGCGCGACTACGCGACGACCTTCACGATCGGCCGCGACCAGGTGGTCAAGGTCGACCTCGACCGGCACCGGCTGGCGTTGCACCGGGACGGGCGGACCGTCATGGACGTGCCCATGTCGGCGGGCACCCCGGGCGGGGACAAGGCGTCCTGGCGGGGCACGGCCGTACTGATGGCGAAGGAGGGCACGATCAACATGCGCTCCGAGACGGTCGGTCTGGGCGACGCGTACGACAAGATGGTCGACTCGTCGATGCGGCTGACCTGGTCGGGGATGTACGCCCATGCCGCCCCGTGGAACGCGGCGTACTTCGGGGTCGCCAACCACAGTTCCGGCTGTGTGGGCATGAGCGACGCGAACGCCGCGGAGCTGTACCAAAAGGCGCAGGTCGGCGACCCGTTCGAGATCACCGGTGCGGACGCCAAGGGCACGGTCGCGGAGGGCAACGGCTACGGGGCGTGGAATGTGTCCTGGTCCGACTGGCAGGCGAAGAGCGCCCTCGGCTGA
- a CDS encoding alpha/beta fold hydrolase — protein sequence MGRPYPALRTTASIGTAAVLIAGAALGAAPVAVARPPAAPAAASAPGLKFHDIPGSGGITLKGNVFTPAGAEPGDRHPLIVLPSSWATPQIEYLAQAQQLADSGYVVVSYTSRGFWLSGGRIEVAGPPDIADVSAVIDWALAHTPADPQRIGMGGVSYGAGISLLAAGHDKRIKAVVALSGWADLIDSIYSGRTQHLQAAALLGGAGLLTGRPSDELNTTLADFLGSDLAKEPDMIAWGKKRSPVTYLDAINANGAAVMMGNAWGDTIFPPNQYASFYEKLSGPKRLEFRPGDHATAEATGLLGLPNDTWTDAHRWFDRYLKGERNGIDQAQPVQLKSRTDSGYEGYPDWKSVGADRKRIALSGTKKIHANVDSGADGGIVMLSNALDQFVKLPPVASIPLLPRTFAGVWQSERYGSAQHIRGTAKLHTTVTGNKESGTLVAYLYDEGPLGLGKLVSNAPYTFHGRTPGRPFGVDLELFSTAYDLPAGHRLALVVDTVDPLYIEHNPPGSQLTFSSPDTDPSYLSVPLREK from the coding sequence GTGGGACGTCCGTACCCGGCTCTGCGCACCACCGCATCCATCGGAACCGCCGCCGTCCTGATCGCCGGAGCCGCCCTCGGCGCGGCTCCGGTGGCCGTCGCCCGGCCCCCCGCCGCACCCGCGGCGGCGTCGGCCCCTGGCCTGAAGTTCCACGACATTCCCGGCTCCGGCGGGATCACACTCAAGGGCAATGTCTTCACCCCCGCCGGCGCGGAGCCGGGCGACAGGCACCCCCTGATCGTGCTGCCCTCCAGCTGGGCGACGCCGCAGATCGAGTATCTCGCGCAGGCACAGCAACTGGCCGACTCCGGTTACGTGGTGGTCAGTTACACCTCACGCGGCTTCTGGCTCTCCGGCGGGAGGATCGAGGTCGCCGGTCCGCCGGACATCGCCGATGTCTCCGCCGTCATCGACTGGGCCCTCGCCCACACTCCCGCCGATCCGCAGCGCATCGGTATGGGCGGCGTGTCGTACGGAGCGGGTATCAGCCTGCTCGCGGCCGGCCACGACAAGCGGATCAAGGCCGTGGTCGCGCTGAGCGGTTGGGCCGACCTCATCGACTCCATCTACAGCGGCCGTACCCAGCACCTCCAGGCCGCCGCGCTGCTCGGTGGGGCCGGTCTGCTCACCGGCCGACCGAGCGACGAGCTGAACACGACGCTCGCCGACTTCCTCGGGTCCGACCTGGCCAAGGAGCCGGACATGATCGCCTGGGGGAAGAAGCGTTCCCCCGTCACGTATCTGGACGCGATCAACGCCAACGGCGCTGCCGTCATGATGGGCAACGCGTGGGGCGACACCATCTTCCCACCCAACCAGTACGCCTCGTTCTACGAGAAGCTCAGCGGCCCCAAGCGCCTGGAATTCCGCCCCGGCGACCACGCCACCGCCGAAGCCACAGGTCTCCTCGGCCTGCCCAACGACACCTGGACCGACGCCCACCGCTGGTTCGACCGCTACCTCAAGGGCGAGCGCAACGGCATCGACCAGGCGCAGCCGGTCCAGCTCAAGTCCCGTACGGACAGCGGCTACGAGGGCTATCCGGACTGGAAGTCGGTCGGCGCCGACCGGAAACGGATCGCGCTGAGCGGTACGAAGAAGATCCACGCGAACGTCGACTCGGGCGCCGACGGTGGCATCGTGATGCTGTCGAACGCCCTCGACCAATTCGTGAAGCTGCCTCCGGTCGCCTCGATCCCCCTGCTGCCGCGCACCTTCGCGGGTGTCTGGCAGTCCGAGCGGTACGGCTCGGCACAGCACATCCGCGGCACCGCGAAACTCCACACCACGGTCACCGGAAACAAGGAGAGCGGCACCCTCGTCGCCTATCTCTACGACGAGGGGCCGCTCGGTCTCGGCAAGCTGGTCAGTAACGCCCCCTATACCTTCCACGGACGGACGCCGGGGCGGCCGTTCGGCGTGGACCTGGAGTTGTTCTCCACGGCCTACGACCTTCCGGCCGGTCACCGACTCGCCCTGGTCGTCGACACGGTCGACCCGCTCTACATCGAGCACAACCCGCCGGGCTCACAGCTGACCTTCTCCTCGCCGGACACGGACCCCTCGTACCTGTCCGTTCCGTTGCGCGAGAAGTGA